Genomic DNA from Corylus avellana chromosome ca4, CavTom2PMs-1.0:
TACCTGCAGCTTCAGATGCATGAGATCCAGGGGCTACCCTTATATCAACCTAGCCAAAATTAAGAAAGAGCTGTAAGAAAAGGAGGTATAACTTGTACACACCATAGGAGCTGCCAAGCACAGTTCAAATTCCAGAGTTTGATTCTCTAAGCAAGCAGGttttaaacacacacacacgcacaaaGAGCAACAGAACCATGGTTTACACAAATCATGTTCCAATATGAAACCAtaaagtaacaatttttttaattttttatataagtacAAAGTGGAAATTGCATATCACCAGAAAGTAATTGGCCAGTATAAGCATCTTACAGCCTTAAAAAGTGAACCCTCCCCACCATCATGGACTTGTTTATATGCGATTCATTGCATTTTAACTACGCAAGAAGTTGAGTGGTCTAACTTCAATCTCAGTAATGGCGGTAAGCATATGCCTCCTAGGTGGGGTAGGCAGGAAATAGAATTTCCACAAAATTGCCTTTTAGAACGAGCTAAAACTCACCCCTTGTCACTGAAAATGTAAAGTTGCCTATCGATCTCAATCAGGTGCTTGCAGTGGTAGTTGTTTAGATACAGGTAACAGTAATGAATGAAGGCATCGATTATCTAGCTTTGATtgcacttttcttttcttttctttttttccctacGTATGAAAAACATTATGTAGTTGATTCTTTGcatgaaaattgaaaactcTATTTCTCTGCCAAACAAAGAggattggagagagagagagagaataagaaTTCTGGTTTGTGGTTCTCAAGATATGAACTTacccaataatatatatttccTGAAGCACCTACATGAACACAGCGATATATGCCAAATGTTTTTAATAAGCAGTTACTGTATTTGTGTCCTTCTATCCACATTAGACTAATATCAttagttaaaaaaaagtaaacataattcatCCTAAACTGATTATTGAGATGATTGTAAAATTCTATGCATGCATCCCTTAGCCATATACTCCTTTCTACCTAGGAAGCCATCAATGCATTCAAGGAAAGATAGGCACATTCCGTCAATCTTATGCATTAATCAGCCTGTTTAGAGCAGTGTAAAAAGTAATTGTGAAATCCTCATATTCAATAATACGTTTCACCTATATGATGAATGAACAATGTCATCAACAAAGTTCATGATAAGGAAATAAGGCTGATACCTTGTAACGAGAGGGCAAGCTCCTCAAAAGTTTCACTCGCAAGCAAAGCCCAATAATTGTTGCCATACTACAATGTTCAACTGTGGGAGTAAATGTAACCCTGAAGGGAAGCATCATGATGCATCATGaataaaagtttcattttaCTCATGTTCGAATGAGAGAAcacaataaaatgaaaatgcattGCATGAATAAGAATGAGACAGAAGAACTGCGTTTACCTAACATTACTTTGTTTGTCATCTACTTCGATTGCATCTTCTGTTATAACTTTGAGCTCCTCCAAAGAGTATGGGTGCTCTGGGTCTTTTATATCTCTTACATGATTTAAGaatgttaagaaaaaaatagaaaaatacaattttcagTGAGACTGCCTACATAATCAGGCGGAGAACAGAAGTTTTAAGTTCTTTTCCATATAACAAGAGAACATGTATAATCAACGTCAAACACATATTAGAAGCATGATGTTCCGAAGAAAAAGGaacataaacatatattttaataagttCATCATAAAACCAAAGGACTAACACTTCATACGTAATATGTCAAGCACACAATATTACAATGTTTAGGTGATACATGTCATGTAACTAAAATCAAAGTAATTATTTGTTTGCACCTGCATCTCTGTGTGTGGGCATGTGGGGTGGCATGTAAGAGAAATGAGAACCAAATCCCATGTTTGATatatgtcctaaaaaaaaagaactgttTCATTGATTCACAGAAACTTTGAAGTTTAGTAAATGCACCCTGAAGCTAATACAGAACCAAATGAATTCCCTATCCATTTCATCACATTTTTACGTCAAAAGTAGATGAATGAAACCAAACATGAGCCAAAACAACTcgaaagcaacaaaaaaaaacacaaccttAATATGCGAAGTTTCCTCTATTAACTATTAAGTACTAAAAGTACACTGAatagaaagaaaggaaaaaaaaaaaaaaaaagtgctaaaAGTACATAaaccaatataaataaataataacaattgaaacccaaaaacaaaaagtgaaaagaaaaaaaaaaaaaaaaacgagcaTAAGTCAAGGGAAAGGATATCAAAAACTTCTTGTTGGTCAATGGGTTCCACGGCGTATTCATCCGCATAATCACTCGGCTCGCTTCGAGCTCGACGCTCTTTCTTCTCGTAAACGATTGGGTTCGCGTTTATTAATTCAGAAACCATTTCTAcctactaaaaattaaataaaatatataaatgattcATTTAACGAAACAAATTAAATTCCTAAATAGAATTCAATTTCTAAATCTATCATACTAAGATTACGTACCCAGAAATTCAAGGGACAAAATTACTTAACTTCGAGGTATGCCCAATTAAAACTCGGGCTTCTTATCATTTCAGAGGAAACAAGGGTTACAAAAAAGAGATAGAAAGAGAACAAAACTAACCACTTCGATTGTTGTTATTCTTCCTCTTGTTTTTCTCTTCCTCGTCTCGGAGTGCCTTGGTGATGTGTTTGGTAAAGAGACTATTGTAGTTGGTTTTTACTTGAATAGCAGCAAGAAAGAGACTACTGTGATATTAAATGTGAAATTATATTGAATGTTTTGTGTGAGGacaataaaaaaagttatttagtaatcattttgaaaatataaccctttttttttttttcagcaatgCAAACAAGGGAGAGTAGAAGTAGGATGAAACCGCTAAGTACTTTTGAAGATGGTTATGAAAAATCCTTAACCGTCTAGGTTGGTTACCATTTGCgggtttaagtttttaaaaaatcactaACAACTAACCGCCTTATATATAAATGTGTGCATGAAACGAAGTTGTTTtcgtgtttaaatatatataaaaatttagaaagaatgtagtagggtattattATATTACCAGATAAAAgatgtcattttgttttttttgttttttttttttttctttaaattgaattttttaatttttatttaaaaaatgattattaaggtcattaaccgctaactgcataAGCGGTTAAGGAAGGCgattaataaattttactaacgGTCTTTTTACCCCTAAGTAAAAGTCTACTTTTTTGGAAAAACATAACTTTTCGAGGACTTGTCAAGAGAACATTACAAAGAGGTCTTTGTTTGTAAAAGGCCTAATTAagtcccatttttttttaattttctaatatatttattttttattattatttaaataaaatattaataattttttttttaatcttccatacaaaaaaaatcagaatttaAAGAGAAGAGACATATCTTAAATATAGTTTGCTTagaacatatatgatatatgatctcttaattgtatttgtatataGTTTAGCGAAAAATTAAAGTCATAGATATCACATGATTGCTAAATTTTTTGTTAGCATGTAGTTATAATTTTGTAGAACTTTATTCTTTGTgttgtaagaatattttgttatgTTACGTAAAAACTCTATCCTCATgtttttaatcaatgaaatgaTCCTCATgtttccgttaaaaaaaaaaataccgcaaaatgttttattttcacttttttaaattaatattattaaatcacTGCTCCTGTTAATCAacttcaaatattttcttttaagtgtctcgcacttttttttttttttttttttaaatggttgtATTTGGAAAAGAGCTTGGAGATGACAAATGAGGAATTGATTGATCGATGTATATTTCTTGGGGCGGGAAAAGCAGACGTTTGACAGCCTTTGTCATAAATCAGATGCGTAATCCGAGGCTTATGAGAGCTTGTCAGATGCGTAGGTGGAGGTATGAGAGTTCAAACAGAATTTTGAATTTCCCGCTCCAGCACCTCTACAAAGAAACAACCCAGATCGTTTCACTCACTGGTGGCCGCAACCCAACCCGTAGAAATGGGGCAGCCCATGGTATGTGCTCCAGCTGCAACAGCGACTCCGGCTCCTTCTGCCGCGCCGGGGACAAAGAAAGTTCTCCACCCAAgtaaaattttagggttttttctttaatatttcttaCGTTTTGCTTGTTCTCTGTCCAAAAAGATCTGTTACTCATTTTTTCTAATCGTGTATGCAATAGGTATCTAccaaattttttgaatataaTAGTGAACGTCcatttgtacgaacaaaaccTAAATAGCTGTTTTTGTTAGTGCTATTTTGCTGTttttgctcttttctttttccatcatCATCTCAGCTTTCGTATTTTTCCCtgatttttaagcttttttttttgttagtttcctTTATTTCCTGTTATTAATAaatagttaattattattattattattagttgttAAGTTTGCTCTTCTTTTGGCCGTGAAAATGGTGCATGTTTATTAAGCTTTACAATTTCGTGGACTCCGTGAgtaaaaaggaaaggaaaataatcaGAATTTGGAATGTGATATTCATGTAGAGTGTGCAGTGCAGATTCATATTTAGTTATTCAATTTATTGACAATGATATGAGCAAACCCAACTGTTTGATTCAATttgttatttgtaatttatttggtAATTCACTTGTTTAAATAGGGCCTAAAATTGGTGATGcttcgatttttattttttggtgtctAAATCATTGTAGGTTAGTTCACTTCTATTATACTCCATATAAAGGATTGTGTGTGCCTTTGGAACTGCCCTTTAAGATATCACGTGATATTGGAAAATGcccaaaaatatatgtttatcgTTGTTTGTGCTTTACTGATGTAGATTATCAGCATGTAGCATGCCaaaaattttggttgaatttGTTATGCCAATACTGGTGGAGGAGTAATATCTAAATGTTATGCGGattgaattttgttttagaaattcTAGAACACTTGAGGTACAAGAAGCTCTTGCAGCAATACACTAAAAGAAGATGTATTCCACTGCCAATATACCAGACCATCAATGAAGGATCTCAAGGCGCCCTACAGTTTAGAGCAACAATATTGGTAGATGGAGTGAGTTATACGTCTTTGTATACTATTTCTGATCGAGAAGCAGCCGAATGGAACGTTGCCAAACTAGCATTGGAGGGCATATCTCAAAAGATCAAGGATGAAGGACGCCGTCTCATTTGTGAGGTTTGTTGCAGTGTGATTGTAGATTTAGACTTTGGATGTTTAGTAAGTCCTTGTTTGGATCAAATTGTATTCTTCTCTAATTCAATCTTCTGCATGATATCTTCTCTTTCCTAGTAGAACCAAGGTCTCAAAGGAGTTGTCAAGTTCTTTTTTCCATACTATGTTAGTTGCTAAAGCCAATATGCTTTTTGGGAAAAGAtctaattaaatttgtaggagcATGCATTACTACCATATTAGTGTGGAGGTCAACCATTCTATTAGCAAAccaaattcatattttatttgcATTGTAATTTGCATCCtttctttcataattttttacttGATGATGtaggttttccttttttcaacCACTCACAACAAATATGGATTGCCTAATCATCTTGTTTGTGTATAtccttttcaaaattttggacgAGGTCACTGCTCAATGCTTTCTTAAGTAAGTGGCAACCTCCTTAGCCCTTTCTTTTGATTTCATATAGGGGCTCACATTTTATATTCCTGTATACAGTATAGAATCCATTTAACCAGCCATTGGCCTTGACTCATCCATTCAAGCTTGATTCAGCCATGGAATTCTGGGAAGGAGTCATGTTAACTTACTTTTaaatttctttgaatttggACCCTTTTGTTGGAGATAAATATATTTCTTTCCCTTGTATTATGATATGGGCAGTTTAATTATGAAGATAATCTTTTCACTTTATTTCAGTAAATTTTTGATAAACTGTCAAAACATAAGTATTTATGTTGCATCTTTTCtaagttttattaattttgaatatCAGCAATCCAGTTTGAGTCATATCTATTTTAACTGTTGGTAACCAATATTCCTTAGTGTCTATCTCTTTTTGTTCTTAgaaacaaaatttgtttatcAAAAGCACAACCTTCTCATCTGATTAGCATGTGTGAGATATTAATTTTGTTGGATCTGGCTTAGATGCTGCCAAAAAAACCAACGATTTAgattgaacaattttttttaacaaacagcAACGTTTTATTCTAATCACATCTCTTTGTCTCCCAACTCCATCATCTTCTTCGTTGTCAGCTGTTTTGAACTTTAGTGGATGCTAGCCATCATGCTGCCTCCCTGTTTTGAACTTTAATCAAATCCCCGCCTTTATAACCATAGGCAAGCGTTCCCATTAATCTCCTCTTCAATAGCCAGACCTTCCTCccattttcttgttcatcttcAACACCACCAGCTTCTTCCTTGTCACTGAACATGGCAGATCATTCTCATGCTTACAATGAATTCTAAGGTAGCAAGTCAAATTGACTCTTGGGACTGATGTCAGAGATGGATGTTCCAGTTTCAAACGTGAATGTTCTTTATAGTAGAAGCTTTGTGGGGTCAGAAACTGAGGTGAAGTTAGGGAAGAAAAAGGGTGAGAAGAAGATAAGAAAACTAAGATATGCCTTTCAAACAAGGAGCCAGGTCGATATGCTGACCCAGTTGCCTAAGAAGatgtttggttaaaaaatgAGAGATGTGATTAGAATAAAATGTTGCCGTCTGGTTTAATATTAGGCGTTGGATTCTCATGCCATATATTACATTAAGTCTTCTATAATTGCTTTAAATATTATCCAATGTCTtagtttttattgttttaataaacttttttttattgttgctATTTTCCAGAATAAGGTGCCATGCAAGTCTACCCTTAATGCTTTTGCTGTCAAGATGAATCTAGAAATGCCTACTTACAACACCATCAAGCAAAAGCGAAAAAGGTTGCTTCCTTTCATATCTTCTTTGGTTTTCAATGGTGTAAGTTACATTGGTGAAGCTGGTAGAAACGAGGGAGAAGCTGAAGTATTGGCAGCACGCGCTGTTATTCTCTATCTTCTTGGTATCCATTTTCTCTGCGATCAATAtgaatttgttttgatttactCATGCATTCTTGTGTAGTTGACTATTTGAAGATAATATAATTCAGGTAGTTCAGATCCGGGAACACTTCTTTTTTAGATGAGCAAGCGTGATGTCAAATATCAACATGCTTTACTGCGTAAAGCCAAATTTTATGCTGCTCTGTATACAGTGAAGTACACATGCTATTGCCAAATGAGTGTTGTATCACAAGGAAGGAGTATAGGACAAATTAGTGCTATACCTCAAGGGGTATATGTAGGACAGCCTCCGAGTGAAGGTCCAAGTTCTACAAAAAAGCGCcacaagaataagaaaaaatctAATAAGAAATTGCGATCTGACACTCAGTAagtttcactctctttttccatGTTTGGCTTGATTCCTTTGTTTGGTGTGTAGTGGATTTCATTCTCTTCACTGTAATACTACTTTTTGTACTTTGTAACACTTCATTGATTGTGCTTGTTGGTATATTGTTTAAAGCCCTTTGTAAGCACATGCCAAATTTCACGTAGGACAATCAATAATCACTGATTATTAAAGTGAAAGTATgcgaaagagaagagaagaagccaaagagagaagaaggtaaaagaagagaaagagagagaatcaatTTCTCATAACTTTATTCCATTAAAGTCCGTCTCTATTGGGGTTTCATGCATGCTTAAATAGACTCCAGCTAAACCTTAAGGCAACGCCCATTTATTAAGTTAACGTAATTTTATTAACTTACCTAACATGGCAATGCCTATTAAATTACCCAAAATAATTTAGAGCAACACTTAATATCATTgactcttgaaaattaaataaaatataaaattaaatactaataactCGTTTCGCATCATTCTCTCCTGGTTGAAAAAGACCCCGAGTTTTGAAATACTGAAAATGACATTTACATAAAACATAAAGCCTTAGtttacatttttgttaaattactaaCAGTTCTTGGTGTGCAATGTTCCTCACTTAATTTTAagggttttcttctctttctctgtctccATTACTCTAGTACTGTGGGATTCATTTAAGCTAGGCagcagctctctctctccccatgCTTTCTCTGcaacattaatttatttgtgCATATGGATGATGTTCTTCTTTGTGTTAAATTATGGCTATTGTATAGGTATTTATGCTGCTTTATGGAAGTTTATTGTTGCGAGTGTTCATTTGCTTTGCCCTTCAATTTGCAGGTTGCCGGTTGCCGTGCCCATGACTCAAGCCCCACCTACCTACATACACATTCCTGATACTCCCCCCTACATAAACATCCCTGATACTCCTCCTGAGCAACAAAGCTAGGTGGtttgctccatataaactttCTTATGCAGATCCCCATGTAAAGGCGTTTTTGATGTCCAACTAAAACAAAGGCCAATCAAGGTTAGCAACAATAGACATCAACACTCGAACAGAGGAGATCTTGGCAACCGGAGAAAAGGTCTCTTCATAATCTATCCATAGAGGTTTGCGTGTTCAGTAGCCCAATTGACAAAGTGACTCTGTTTGTTTAGTGTGTGTATATTTAGTTAGTCCTTCATCTTTGATTCTGTTAGGCATTATGTGCTTTGTGTGTAAAAACTTTATTTGGATCTGACTGTTTTCTGCACATTACTATTGTGAAAGGCGTCACATCAAGCTAATATTTCTATTTTGTTCTTGCATCATGTCCTACTCTGATGATTATACCAATTTAGATCTGACATTACCTTCATGTTATGTTGCTTTATTATGTGTGCAACATTTAAACATTAACATGGAAATCAGTTATAAGTTGGAAAATGCACCAATGATTTTCTCGCCATTGTAATTTATGATACCAATTCTTATAACTTGGAAATCAGTTGCAGATTATGGTTCACTTTTTCATTTGTGATGCCTTTGATATTATGTTCCTTTGTTTTGTGGGAAACATTTGAACCTAACTTGACTCAGAGAACACTCCAATTTAATATTATGTTGTTTTCTTATGTGTGCAACATTTGAACATTAACATGATTCAGAATAGCATAACTCTCTTTATACATTCTACATGTAACTTACTACGGACATCATATTTGCTTCTGAGTTTGCAAAGATCCCATATGGACTAGATCAGTGCCCGTTGGTGTTGCCCGAAcaatgttttgtatttatttttcccaaatattaaCTACCTATAATTGTTTATGGTGTATGATTGAGTACCTAGGCTTATTAAATGAGATGGATTGGAGAGGAGTTGACTCCCTTGATATCAATGCGTAAATTTGGTGCATTGGGTAGAAAGACTGCAATTTCAATGTGTTTGATCAAGCAGCTCTAAGATAAACTCAACGTGAAGTTTTGACATATTACAATTGGGGAGTTACAATGTAAAAAGAGATTTCTTAACCCCTGACTAGAGTTTGGAGTTGTCAACAGTGTACTAGATTTTAATCACGTAAACCAACCCAACGTTTACaggtttgaaaattttgttatatttagtGTGTTCTATCTGAATTTACATGATTTTACCACAACAACGCTTTGTTAGGTTTGAGAAAATTGCTCTAGTGGTCttgagctttgatttttatcaaatc
This window encodes:
- the LOC132178708 gene encoding protein AE7-like, translated to MVSELINANPIVYEKKERRARSEPSDYADEYAVEPIDQQEVFDHVRDIKDPEHPYSLEELKVITEDAIEVDDKQSNVRVTFTPTVEHCSMATIIGLCLRVKLLRSLPSRYKVDIRVAPGSHASEAAVNKQLNDKERVAAALENPNLLDMVGECLAPSYG
- the LOC132179260 gene encoding double-stranded RNA-binding protein 1-like isoform X3, whose product is MGQPMVCAPAATATPAPSAAPGTKKVLHPKILEHLRYKKLLQQYTKRRCIPLPIYQTINEGSQGALQFRATILVDGVSYTSLYTISDREAAEWNVAKLALEGISQKIKDEGRRLICENKVPCKSTLNAFAVKMNLEMPTYNTIKQKRKR
- the LOC132179260 gene encoding double-stranded RNA-binding protein 8-like isoform X2, coding for MGQPMVCAPAATATPAPSAAPGTKKVLHPKILEHLRYKKLLQQYTKRRCIPLPIYQTINEGSQGALQFRATILVDGVSYTSLYTISDREAAEWNVAKLALEGISQKIKDEGRRLICENKVPCKSTLNAFAVKMNLEMPTYNTIKQKRKRLLPFISSLVFNGVSYIGEAGRNEGEAEVLAARAVILYLLGSSDPGTLLF
- the LOC132179260 gene encoding double-stranded RNA-binding protein 8-like isoform X1, whose translation is MGQPMVCAPAATATPAPSAAPGTKKVLHPKILEHLRYKKLLQQYTKRRCIPLPIYQTINEGSQGALQFRATILVDGVSYTSLYTISDREAAEWNVAKLALEGISQKIKDEGRRLICENKVPCKSTLNAFAVKMNLEMPTYNTIKQKRKRLLPFISSLVFNGVSYIGEAGRNEGEAEVLAARAVILYLLGIHFLCDQYEFVLIYSCILV